Genomic segment of Pseudorca crassidens isolate mPseCra1 chromosome 10, mPseCra1.hap1, whole genome shotgun sequence:
CCTTGGTGGCCAGTGTGGCACTGCTTTGGGTAGTGGGCATGGTGCTCTCTTCCACGGCTGGTGTGGCTCTCCCATCAGTGGCTGGAGTAACACTTCTGTCAGTGGCTGGGGTGACACTCCCATCAGTGGCTGGGGTGATGCTCCCATCAGTGGCTGGGGTGATGCTCCCATCAGTGGCTGGAGTGGCACTGCCATCTGTGGCTGGGGTGGCACTACGGTCTGCAGGGGCTACATTATCACTCTTCGTAACACCACCCACTGTGGCTGGGGTGGCACTGCCCCCAAGGGCTGGGGCAGCTCCACTTGCAGCTGTGGCCCCGCCTGCAGCCCCAGAGGTGGCAGTGTCTGTGGCTGGGGCAGACTGGGCTGCAGCCGTGCTGGACTGCTCCGGTGCCCTGAGCCGTTTCATGAGGGTGGTCACTCGGACAGCCTTCTGAAAGAAGGACAGTGGAGAGAGGCTCAGAGCGAGGCTTACAGAAGCTGGATCCATTCCTTTGCGAAGGCCAAACCCAGACCATTCCATCGTGCCCTGGCTGCCTCTGACCAACCCAGGGCCGGGGACCCAGCTGCTCAGCACACCTGCCTAAGGTAGTAGCAGTGGCTACAGCTACACCTGACGGTTGAAGAAAAGCCTGTGTGTGGCTGCAGGGGTGTGATGCAGGCAAGAAACTGTGGTGCCAGAAGGAGCACTTGGGATCAAGCCAGGAAAGGGAGCCATCCAAGCCTTACCTTCCACTTAGCCCTGGCAAAGTTCTTTTCAATCTGGGCACAGACACCATCCTTGATGTTCTTATCAGAAGCAGCATTGCCAGAAATCCTGGAAAGGGTGCAAGTGCGTCTGGATCTGAGGGGGTATGGCCTTCATGGAGACTGTGCCCAGCCCTTTCTTGTAAGACCCAAGGATTACCAGGCAGACCCTCTGGGTTGGCCTGAGCTCTGGGTGTCCCTTGAACCCCAATTTGAGGCCTCAAGGATAGAGGCTGCTAGGTGTGAGGAGGACAGAGGCCAAGGGACCCCTGGCctctcctcccatcctccctgggCCCTGCTCACCACTCATGGGAAATGGCCTCTTCTGCAGTGATCCGCTGGTCTTGCTCCACCTCCATCAGCCTTGTGACCAGGTCTTTGGCTGGGGACAAAGCCAGGGAGAGGCTAGGCTTGGGCACCCCATTTCACTGTCTAGAGGTGATGAATGGGCTCGGGGATAGGATCAGAGTCCAACAGAGAAGGCTGAGAGCAGTCCCCCATGCCAACCCTTCACTCTGCCCTCATGCTGGGCACCTCCTCACCCGCCTGCGAAATGTCATCCCAGTATGGAGAGTCAAACTCATAGTCGCCAGCCAGGATCTTGCGGAAGAGGTTCTTGTCGTGGTTCTCATAGTCATCTTCCTCCACCTCCTCATAGAAAGGTGGATTCCCTGAAAGCCTACACAGGGTCCCAAGGACAGGGTTACTCAGGAAGGCCATGGACacagacccccaccccacctggcTGCCAGGCTGTTTGCCGGCTTATCCACTCACAGGATGTACATGATGACTCCAATGGCCCAGCAGTCCACAGGGCGTCCATACCGCTGCCGGCCTACCACCTCTGGGGCTGCAAACAGTGTCCACCTGCTGGTCAATATCAGGCCTGGCCAGGCCTTGTACCACTCACACCCATTTGCTGGGATAGGGACttccttcccccccccacccacccagagcCACTCCTTGAAGGCTGTgtcccaccctgccccaccccactccctgctTGCCCAGGTACTCGGGGGTCCCACAGGGCTCCTTGATGAGGCCATTCTCTAGCTTAGCCAGGTGAAAGTCGCTGATGACAATCTTTGAGTTCTTCAACCGGTTGTAGTAAACCAGGTTCTCCAGCTGCTCCAGCCAGGAATGGCATGTGGGTGGGCAGAGGAAGAGACCATGGAACCCTCAGAGGCTGGACCACGGCCCTGAGGTgctgcccaccccagccccaggccgGCTGCCAGCTGACCCTTTGACCTGATTGCTGGCCTCACCTTGAGGTTCCTGTGCACGATCTTGAGTGAGTGCAGGTAGGCCACCGCCTCCAGGACCTGCCGCACCACGTTGCTCGTGTCTCGCTCCGAGTagtagccctggtccaggatccaGTCAAACACCTCCCTCCCCGTGGCCCTGAGGGACACCAGCCCCTGAGCCCGGCGTGGGCAGGatcgggggtggggcaggagcacGTGGGCAGGCTGCCTACACCAGGCAGCTGGCTGGGCAAGGCACAGGGACCTGGGACCCCAAGGGTCCAGAAGGGGGGCCTTCCCTGGCTGCAGAGAGCAGAGCAGGTAAAGACCTGGGGGACTAAGGAATCCTGGAACCCAGACCCACACTCACAGCTCCAGGAAGATAAAGTACTCCTTGCGGGTCACAAACACATCCACCAGTTGTAGGATGTTGGGATGCTTCACCCTGGCAACAGAGAGAAGAGCCAACAGATAGGGCTGGGTGAACCCCTAAGAGAGGCTCTGGTCACCACTGTGAGCCACAGCAGACTAACTGGCCAGAGGCTGGTACTACTTGAGGCCTCCGGACCTCGAAGCCCTTCCCGGCTacctcccctaccccaccccacccctgggccACATACTCACATCTTGAGGATGCCTATCTCGTTCTTGGCTGCCTTCCGCACCTTGCGGCCATCCCGCTTCTGGAATTTCTTGCAGGTGTGCAGCTTGCCTGTTGTCTTGTCCTTGGCCCGAAAGATCTCACAGAACTCCTCACTGCAGCCAGCAGGCACTCCACTCAGCCCTGGCTTCAGCGTGGGCTGTACTCCGctcccctttccccagccctTGCCCACCCACCCTTGCCCAACAGACCCGGCACTCACGTCTTGATGACCTGTCCCAAATCATATCTGTCAGTCACCTCCGATGGCTGGTTATAGTTCTTCTTGTCACCCAGAGTCACACACCCAAACGGCATTGCCGGGCTCTGAGCTGTGGGCAGGATGCGGTCTGGTTCAGCTGTACCACAGCCCACTTCTCCCCACAATGTAAAGGTTGCGTTTGGGAAACCCCAACCTGTCTCAGACCAAGTCAGAGGCAGAGTCTACACCAGGAAGGGCTAGAGGGTGATCAGGCTCAGATCCAGTGCCTGCTTTTCTGGCTGTACCTCCAACCACTCAGCTTGGCTGCCCGAACTACAACAAGCCCCTGCGCTTATGAAAAATATAGTAAACTGACATATCCGTGAATCACTTCGCATTATATACAATCTAAAGAAGATTTAtcaaatgatttatttaaatttcagtaaTTCCACAGATGAAAGGGGCTGTATCTACCCACCCATCAGAGAATCATCTCCACGAGTCTGAAGAtgccaagtgttggcaaagatgtggagaacaCGAGCACTGCTGTTGGAGGGCAAGTCTCCCCTTTGCTAAACAGTTTGGTAAAACTACTGAAGTCGAACATATCCTGTGCACCAACAATTGCACTACTGACTATGTACATTTGTGCAGCAGGACACTGGTACAAGAGTGCTCATGGCTGCAATATTCAgaattgccccaaactggaaacagcccacaTATCCATCAAGAGCAAGATGTATTGTGGTAGAGTcagtcacacaatggaatattgttacAAAACAATGGAAATGAGGAGCTACAGCTCTACGCAAGCACATGGTCAATCTCACCAATACagtgttgagtgaaaaaaatacCAAATACATATAGTGGGATTCTACTGATACAGAGTTCAAAACAGGCAGAACTAACCTATACTGTTTAAGGATACAGACATACtggtaaaattataaagaaacacTAAGAAATAAACACCATGAGTCTTTCTAAGAGAAACAAAGAGGTTGTGATTGGGGGCGGGGGGATTCTGGAGGACCTATTTCTGAACCTGAGAACCACCTGAGTCGTGGTTTAACAGGTGTTCAACTTTATAATAATTTGTaaaaatgtacatacacatattgGGCACATTCCTAGATcttatatttcacaataaaaaatgttaataaaaattatgGCTATCCATACTGAAGAATACTTGATAGCtattaaaaagcataaaatagatCAAAATGTGCTACTGTAGGACAGTCTCTGAAAAAAAGCAGGGGACAGAATGGTGGGTAAAGCGTGCTACactgggaaaaaatttttaaagtttatatgccTGTGTACACTCACAGACTCTTTTCTGGGAGAAAATAAGAGTTCTCTTTGGGGGAAAGAATTGGGTGTCAGAGGGGCAGATTTATACcaattgtttattaattttctgttaggATTTGTACTGTGATTACTTTTACTGATTTAATAAAtactgcaggacttccctggtggcgcagtataTAAGACTCCACGCCCCCAGTGCAGgcggcctgggtttgatccctggtcagggaactagatcccacatgcatgccgcaaataagagttcgcatgccacaactaaggagcccgcctgccgcaacaaagacccgatgcaaataaataaataaataaataaataaataaataaataaataaatgttgcttGGGGATTCTTCAGAGGGAGAACTCCCATCTGGGTGGAGAAATGAGGAAAGGCTTTGAGGAAGAAGCAGCATTAGGGCTGGGCCTTAGAGGGAAAGGATTTGCCAGGAGGCAGGAAGGGGTAATGGTCCAGAAAAGCAAGACAAGCCTGCCTAGTgcctcactgccagggcccgcaGGAGACCTGGACCATCAGGTCCAGGGGAGAGGCCCCTGGCCAGGGGTGGCTATTCCAGGCACAAGGATGACCACATGCAGCTGACTCCAGTAGGTTCCAGGCACTCTGGCACCCGGAGCATGGCACCCCCCGGGTCTGCAACCCTGCCAGCCCAATCCTCACCTGAGGTGCTGAGTGAACTGGCTCCAGCACCCACAGGAAAAGGCACTCACGGTCCTTGCTCAGAGGTAAACTTCAGGAGGGGAATTGGGGACAGTGTCTGGACCTTTCCAGACCTGACCCAGAGTCAGCCTCCTTAATGCCTGGTTGGTGTGACACTGGGATGATAACACACTTCACGCTGAGGCTGCATTGAAACTGCTCTGCTGACTGTGCATAGTCTCCCTCCACCCCGATTAGCACTTGCTATGCtaaggggctgggctggggccttGGCTACCTAGATGCCCCCCTACCTGAAGTGACTCATAGCCACAGGGtagtgaaggagagaggaagccaCCACCAGAGGAAGCAGCTTGGTCAGAGGGACTCTGCCAGCCAGGGTCAAAGGCCAGGACCCACACAAGCCCCCTGGTCAGCGCTGGCTGCTGCTTGTTTCCTCCTGGGCGGAGGCTACCCACTTCCTAGGGCACTCAGTCCTGAAAGTTCTCCCTCAAATTTGCCCTCCGCTTTAGGGAACAAATTCCATCCAGGTTCTTTGGACTCAGGGAACACAAACGCATTTCATCAGTGTGATTCAAGCTAGGGCTTAAGCCATCTTGTGAGGCACTGCAGAGGCAAACAAGAGAAGCTTTGAAGATCGTCCCTGACTGCGTATCTTTGCCGCCATTGTCACAGCCCTGCTCCTGCATCTGCCGGGAAGGAGCCTGTGGCTAGAATCCCACTCTCACAGCTGAGAGCAGAGGCATGGCCACCCACCACTGCCGGCCACCCATCTCTATGCCCAAACAATCCGGGGGAGGGGGCTTGCATCAGTCCCCTCATTGGTCTTATGTGCAGCGATTCCCTTCCCAGGCTGCAATCCAAGGGCCCTGTACTGGGTGGGAGGGTTGTACCTCAGCCTACAGGTCCCCCAGGAGGGCTGGGAGGGACCTGTGTCCCAGCTCTGCCGCTCTGCTTACACCATTCCCTCTGGCAGGAATGCCCTTCCCCCAAAGTCTCCCATCAGTATCCTATTTGTCACGGCAGagttatttttaacattaaaaaaatcagcaaCTACCTAAACAACCAACAACAGGTGACTCGCCAGCTCAACTGTGTCCATCCAATGGCAGGAATTGTGGGCACTGGCAAGGGCACTGCCCATCCTGGCCTCTCTGTGGAGCAGCCTCCACATGAGCTAGGTGCTGAGACCAGGGCTAAATCTCTTCTTTCATTGTGATTTCTGACATTATAAGGCTATTTGTGCCACAGATTGGCTGCAACGATCCTGAAGCTCCAGGCTCAAAACCACCCTTCGCTGAGGTAACTTCCACAAACtccacctccacccaccccacacCAAGAGCTCCCTGCTCAGCCGCATGGCGTGGGAGGTTTTGTACGTGCCTGTCCCTGATCTTGGCCCAGCTTTTGGCCGTGCGCAGGCACTCGTACCCGCAGGGACCCAGGGCTGGTCATGGGGGTCTGTCTCCACCACGGAAATCCGGATCTCTGCTCAGTCACATCAGCCTGGAGCCATGTCCTGAAGCCTCATGGCAGGGGCAGGGACAGAtctgtctcctccctcccacagCGGCCCTGATCTCAGCCAGTCACTGCCTCTCCTCACTAACCTAACTGCACTCACTTGCCTCCACCCGCAACCTGGCCCCAGggcaaagagaggagaaaagggggCCCTGCTTCAGATTAGCATCTtggtcccctccacccccacccactcTACCATCTGCTACCCACTGCTCCTGCCTAGGAGGCTGCCGGTATGCGTACCAAGCCCCTGGCACCTGCTTGCAACAAGGGGGCCCTGGCCCCAAAGCAGGGAGGAGAAACTGAGGGACGGCTTCAAGAACAGTAGAAGGCCAGGCAGAAAGAGGGCGTGCATTTCTAACCCCCATGGCCTGGACAGCCCAGACTCAACATCCAACAATAGAGGGCTTCCCCCGCAACGACAAGTGACCTGGGCTCGGCCTTAAGTCCACACTGGGACATGGGAGGGCACAGAGGTCCCATAGCTGCTGTTTCCCTAAAGACGTGGTTCCTTCCATTCTCTGCAGAGAAACTGACTGGTGTGCACAGGGGGCGGTCCAAAGGGAGCTTGGGGGAAGTGCAGAGCCTGGGGGAGCCTCTAAGGGAGCCTGAGGGCCAAGCATTCCCTAGCTACTGCCTGCTCCTCAGGTCTGGCCCCTCAGGCAATGCTGATGGAGCCTCTGCCTTGGTAATAAAGGGTCCCCTAGGGACCCTACTGTAGCCTAAGACAAGTCTGGCCCAGGGGAGGCCCGAATAGGACAGAGGCCAGCTCCAGAGGCCCAGGGGTCCCACAGAGAGTCCTGGCCCCTCCTCTACTGGGGTCAGCCTGATTCAAGCCCCACATTTCGTAGCCATAAACAGGAGTTACCTGGCACCCTGGTCCTCTGCCATGTGGGGCTTCAGACCTTGCAGTAAAACTAGGGAGGCCGGGGGGGCCCAGGAGGCCTCCAGCTGCCTCCCAACAACTGTGGGCAACACCTCCCAATTTAGTGGCAGCTGTGAACACCAGCCTGCAGGcaaccccttcccttccctgctctcCTCTCTCAGGGACTGGAGCTGGGTTTCCTGCTGTAATAGACATGCCTAGGCCCAAGCTCTGCCCAGCCTGCCGCAGAGACCTCACCCACAGGATGCAGGACCAGCAGAAATAGAGACCTCACTCTCAGGTCTGTGTCAGGAGGCAGAGTCAAGTTTCTCGCCCACTATCCAACTGCTCTAGGTAACTGGGCA
This window contains:
- the CAMKV gene encoding caM kinase-like vesicle-associated protein isoform X1, translating into MPFGCVTLGDKKNYNQPSEVTDRYDLGQVIKTEEFCEIFRAKDKTTGKLHTCKKFQKRDGRKVRKAAKNEIGILKMVKHPNILQLVDVFVTRKEYFIFLELATGREVFDWILDQGYYSERDTSNVVRQVLEAVAYLHSLKIVHRNLKLENLVYYNRLKNSKIVISDFHLAKLENGLIKEPCGTPEYLAPEVVGRQRYGRPVDCWAIGVIMYILLSGNPPFYEEVEEDDYENHDKNLFRKILAGDYEFDSPYWDDISQAAKDLVTRLMEVEQDQRITAEEAISHEWISGNAASDKNIKDGVCAQIEKNFARAKWKKAVRVTTLMKRLRAPEQSSTAAAQSAPATDTATSGAAGGATAASGAAPALGGSATPATVGGVTKSDNVAPADRSATPATDGSATPATDGSITPATDGSITPATDGSVTPATDRSVTPATDGRATPAVEESTMPTTQSSATLATKAAATPEPALAQPDSTAPGGATGQAPPSSKGEEAAGSAQESRREETS
- the CAMKV gene encoding caM kinase-like vesicle-associated protein isoform X2, coding for MVKHPNILQLVDVFVTRKEYFIFLELATGREVFDWILDQGYYSERDTSNVVRQVLEAVAYLHSLKIVHRNLKLENLVYYNRLKNSKIVISDFHLAKLENGLIKEPCGTPEYLAPEVVGRQRYGRPVDCWAIGVIMYILLSGNPPFYEEVEEDDYENHDKNLFRKILAGDYEFDSPYWDDISQAAKDLVTRLMEVEQDQRITAEEAISHEWISGNAASDKNIKDGVCAQIEKNFARAKWKKAVRVTTLMKRLRAPEQSSTAAAQSAPATDTATSGAAGGATAASGAAPALGGSATPATVGGVTKSDNVAPADRSATPATDGSATPATDGSITPATDGSITPATDGSVTPATDRSVTPATDGRATPAVEESTMPTTQSSATLATKAAATPEPALAQPDSTAPGGATGQAPPSSKGEEAAGSAQESRREETS